Proteins encoded together in one Impatiens glandulifera chromosome 1, dImpGla2.1, whole genome shotgun sequence window:
- the LOC124922765 gene encoding kinesin-like protein KIN-13A has translation MGGQMQQSNAAATALYDYPNGGSMHNAGAGNDAGDAVMARWLQSAGLQHLASPTASSGIDQRLQPNQLMQGYGAQSAEEKQRVFKLMRNLNFNGESVSEPYTPTAQASSMMVGADAFYSPEFRGDFGAGLLDLHAMDDTELLSEHVMSEPFEPSPFMPAVTQAFEDDFSMIGGKQEKGQADSDSFTGLPTNDKEINTRENNVAKIKVVVRKRPLNKKEMAKKEDDIVTVLDRAYLSVHEPKLKVDLTAYVEKHEFCFDAVLDEHVTNDEVYRVTVEPIIPTIFQRTKATCFAYGQTGSGKTFTMQPLPLRAVEDLVRLLHHPTYRSQKFKLWLSYFEIYGGKLYDLLSDRKKLCMREDGRQQVCIVGLQEFEVSDVQMVKEYIERGSAARSTGSTGANEESSRSHAILQLVIKKHTEVKESRRNVDVNESKSGKIVGKISFIDLAGSERGADTTDNDRQTRIEGAEINKSLLALKECIRALDNDQIHIPFRGSKLTEVLRDSFVGNSRTVMISCISPNAGSCEHTLNTLRYADRVKSLSKGGNSKKDQGATSSLTPTYRESSSATTFPFSSDIDDFQEHYQEVKMVDMGRRVVEKDNQFQNPPVELNKLPSSYTANYLSNGREEVDKQTFGGITSQKPYSSTYTRSSAEADEKVQKVSPPRRKASVDEKPERLVSLQQKKDAASVPDVSTSSYKQQQQKTINFINDNGVSKQYEPESPDGNINQILEEEEALIAAHRKEIEDTMEIVREEMKLLAEVDQPGSMIDNYITQLSFVLSRKAAGLVSLQARLARFQHRLKEQEILSTRKRVPPR, from the exons ATGGGTGGCCAGATGCAACAGAGCAATGCTGCAGCAACTGCTCTGTATGATTACCCAAACGGCGGGTCCATGCACAATGCAGGTGCTGGGAACGATGCTGGAGACGCTGTCATGGCGAGATGGCTCCAGTCCGCTGGGTTGCAGCATCTGGCCTCACCTACGGCCTCAAGTGGCATCGACCAACGTCTTCAACCTAACCAACTCATGCAG GGATATGGTGCACAGTCAGCTGAAGAGAAGCAAAGGGTCTTTAAGTTGATGAGAAACCTCAACTTCAATGGTGAATCTGTTTCTGAGCCATACACTCCAACTGCTCAGGCTTCATCCATGATGGTTGGAGCAGATGCCTTCTATTCCCCCGAGTTCCGAGGAGATTTTGGGGCAGGACTATTGGATCTTCATGCTATGGATGATACAGAGCTTCTCTCTGAG CATGTTATGTCAGAACCCTTTGAGCCATCACCTTTTATGCCTGCTGTTACACAAGCATTTGAAGATGACTTCAGCATGATAGGTGGAAAGCAGGAAAAGGGACAAGCAGATTCTGATTCCTTCACTGGACTACCTACAAATGATAAAGAGATAAATACGAGGGAGAACAATGTGGCTAAAATCAAAGTTGTG GTGCGTAAAAGACCACTCAACAAAAAGGAAATGGCTAAGAAAGAGGACGACATTGTTACTGTACTTGATCGTGCTTATCTATCCGTCCATGAGCCCAAGCTAAAG GTGGACTTAACTGCTTATGTGGAGAAGCATGAATTCTGTTTTGATGCTGTTTTGGATGAGCATGTGACAAATGATGAG GTTTATCGTGTGACTGTAGAACCAATAATACCCACTATCTTCCAGCGCACAAAAGCTACTTGTTTTGCATATGGCCAGACAG GAAGTGGCAAGACATTTACAATGCAACCTCTTCCTCTAAGAGCTGTTGAAGATCTTGTCAGATTACTGCACCATCCGACATATCGCAGTCAGAAATTCAAGTTGTGGCTTAGTTATTTTGAGATATATGGTGGGAAGCTCTACGATCTTCTTAGTGACAGGAA GAAGCTTTGTATGCGGGAAGATGGGAGACAACAAGTTTGTATTGTTGGTCTGCAAGAGTTTGAAGTTTCAGATGTACAAATGGTGAAAGAGTACATTGAGCGGGGAAGTGCTGCAAGAAGCACAGGCTCCACTGGTGCTAACGAGGAGTCTTCGAGGTCACATGCAATACTTCAACTAGTTATCAAGAAGCATACTGAAGTAAAAGAATCTAGGCGCAATGTGGATGTTAATGAGTCTAAGAGTGGGAAGATTGTAGGGAAGATTTCGTTTATCGATCTTGCTGGTAGTGAAAGAGGAGCTGATACAACTGATAATGACAGACAAACAAG AATCGAAGGAGCTGAGATTAACAAGAGTCTTTTGGCTCTCAAGGAGTGTATCAGAGCCCTTGACAATGACCAGATTCATATTCCATTCCGGGGAAGCAAACTCACTGAGGTGCTTCGTGATTCTTTTGTTGGAAACTCAAGGACTGTCAtgatttcttgcatttctccaAATGCTGGTTCATGCGAGCACACACTTAATACATTGAGATATGCCGACAG GGTCAAAAGTCTTTCTAAAGgtggaaattccaaaaaggatCAAGGTgcaacaagttcattaacaccCACATACAGGGAATCTTCATCAGCCACAacttttcctttttcttctgATATTGATGATTTTCAAGAGCACTATCAAGAGGTTAAAATGGTAGATATGGGTAGAAGGGTTGTGGAAAAGGACAACCAATTTCAGAATCCTCCTGTTGAACTGAACAAGCTTCCATCTAGTTATACAGCCAACTACCTATCCAATGGGCGAGAAGAGGTTGACAAGCAAACTTTTGGTGGTATAACAAGTCAAAAACCATATTCTTCTACTTATACACGTAGCTCAGCAGAAGCAGATGAAAAAGTGCAGAAAGTCTCACCACCAAGAAGAAAAGCTTCTGTGGATGAGAAGCCTGAAAGGCTAGTGAGTTTACAGCAGAAGAAGGATGCTGCTAGTGTCCCTGATGTTTCCACTAGTAGTTACAAGCAGCAGCAGCAAAAGACAATCAATTTCATTAATGACAATGGAGTATCCAAACAGTATGAACCTGAATCGCCAGATGGAAATATCAATCAAATACTGGAG GAAGAAGAAGCTCTAATTGCTGCTCAtagaaaagaaattgaagataCAATGGAGATTGTCCGCGAA GAAATGAAGCTGTTGGCTGAAGTAGACCAACCGGGTAGCATGATTGACAATTATATAACTCAGCTGAGTTTTGTGCTTTCCCGAAAAGCAGCAGGGTTAGTCAGCCTTCAAGCTCGCCTTGCTAGGTTCCAGCACCGTCTTAAGGAACAAGAGATTCTAAGTACTAGGAAGAGAGTGCCACCACGTTAA